Genomic segment of Nostoc sp. TCL240-02:
CAACTTGAATCAAAATAATATTTGATCTTATCAATCAATTTATCTAAAGTGAGAATAAAGCACATTATTGATGGCTCTTATAAAAGCAAACCCACTACTACGAATAATCACAGAAAGGAACTCATGAATCAATCAAATTCTAAAAAATTAACTCGGTGGATTGTAACAGCAGTATTTCTAGTACTTGTAGCAGGATTTTCGCTCCTTGACCAGCAAGCAGTTAAAGCTCAAACATTAACAACATCCATACCTACTGAGTCTGAACTAGCTCCAGTCACATCTGTGGTTACACCGCCAATGGAGTCTGTAACTTCCCCAGTCATACCTCCAGTTGTAGCGCCAATGGAATCTGTAACTTCATCAGTCATACCTCCAGTTGTATCTGTAGCAACAAATGTTAGACATTTATTACAAACTAATGAATGTATCGGATGTAATCTAACTGGAGCAATGCTTAAGGATGCAAACCTGCAAGCGGCAAATTTGGAGGGTGCTAACTTACAAAATGCAGACTTAGAAAGGGCTAACCTACAGCAAACAAACTTAAAAGGGGCAAACTTTCAAGGAGCAGATTTAGGTAAGGTAAACCTTTTGGGAGCAAACCTGTTAGGAGCAAATCTATTTGATGCAGACTTAGAAAAAGCCAACCTGTTGGGAGCAAATCTGCAAATGGCTAACCTACAGGGCGCAGACTTGGAAAAGACAAATCTCACAAATGCAAACATCCAGGGAGTTAACCTGATGGGGGTTGATTTGGAAGATGCGATCAGACCAGAAGGATTCACTGTTCAGTGATTAAACTGAAGTTCTGAGTAAATTTAATAAAACCCTCAAAAGCCTGATTCAGTAATGAATATAGGCTTTTCTTTTTAAAGGTTTGTACTCATATAATTATCGGAATTTGCGATCGCCACAATAGTAGATAAAGGCACGTCAGCAAAATACTGTTGCTGAAATTGTTCTTCTCGGACAGCAGCTAAAAACCTTGCCACCGCTTCATCAGCAAGATTTTCTGCTTTATCACTCGGATGCCAGGTAATTTGTAAATAATTGTCTTGTCGTTTGACTGTGAACCCTAAATGTTTTAAAGCTTTAATTCCTACAAGTAGAGTTTGATCGCTGATGCCGATTTTCTCTAAAAGTTGGACGCGGGTAACTGGTTGATTTGTGCGACTAAGATATTTGGCAATTCCGACAAGAGTCAGCCAAATTTGATTGGGTGGTTGGTGGTTGGGTTTAGACCAAGCGATCGCTAATTGTTGCTGATTGTCAAGCGTAGATGCGGAGCGGCTTATCGCTAGACATCGCCGCAACCATAAACGTAAATTATCCCAACTCGTGGGGCAATCTTCAAGAATTAGTGCTTTTAACGGATAGCTATGGTTTAGCTCGTGCTGAGTGCTAAGTGCTGAGTGTTCTTGATTTCGCAAGTCTAAAATGAGTGGCGTTAGCGATAGCGGGGCGTTTAGCCCATTCTGAGTGTTCAATGCTGAGTTAACACTCGCACGCACGGCAATTAATCTGATTTCATAACGTTTTTTAAAGGTGTTATAGTCTAATTCGGCTATGCAATCACACCTTCCTATGGGTAATTCATCTTTGTAGTGTCCCCACCATAAGCCAGGAAAAGCACTTCTGCCGGAATCATCCCGAATATCAAACTCAGTTTTAATGTACTGTACCTTTTTTCCTTGCCAATCCTGCTGATTGCGATGCCAAGCATTTTCAAACCAACAATTTTGAATTAGCAATTTCGGAACAGGATTACCCATTCCACAAGGTTCTAGCACCTTCAGTTCCAAAAACAACTCTTTCCCCAGGTCTGCAACTGTCACCGTCAAGTCTGCTTGCACGGTTGGCGTTAGGGTTGTACTACCTAAAGATTGCCGCAACTGCTGATTAATCGCTGCTGTAAATAAAGGAATATTCTCTACTAACAAACTCAACCCGGCTGCAAAAGGATGTCCGCCAAAGCGATGTAATAAATGTGCTTGGTCTTTCACCAGTTGGTATAAATCGACAGAATTCACCGAACGGGCGGAACCACGGGCTAGGGATTGGGGACTTGTACTGAGCGCAGCCGAAGTATTAGGGATTGGGGATTGGGAAAATTCCTCCCCAGTCCCCAGTCCCTCTGTACTTAATAAAATAGTCGGGCGGCCTGTTTCTTGCGCTACCTGTCCAGCAACTAAGCCCAATACACCCGCAGGCCATTGGGCATCTTCTAGGACTATGACGCTGGTGGTTGATAAATCTAATTGAGTAAGTTTTTGTGCTACTTGCGCTTGCACATCTTTTTGCAAAGATTTGCGCCTAGTGTTTGCGAGTTCTGTAACTTCGGCTAATTCGTTACAACGTTTGACATCTCGACTGGTTAATAATTCAACGCAAAAACTGGCATCACCTTGGATGCGGCTGACGGCGTTAATTCTTGGCCCCAAACCAAAGGAAATATCTGTGGGGCGATCGCCACTTTTCTGGCACAATTCTAACAATCGCCCCACTCCCGGACGGCGACGCGCTGCTGGCGGCTGTTGAAAATCTGCTTGCAGTCGTTGAATTCCCAACTGTGCTAAATAACGACAATCTCCGCTTAACTGCACTAAGTCGGCAATTAATCCTACTGCTACTAAATCTAATAAATCTTCTAACGGATATTTTGCAATGTTAGGCAGAGTTTGATACAAAGCTTCCACCAATTTATAAGCTACCGCCACCCCAGAAAGATTAAATAGCTGATGTTCCCTTGAAAAATAGCGGGGATTGATAATTGCTGCGACGGGTGGGCGTTCAGTTGGTAAAGTATGATGGTCTGTAACTATTACATCTATACCTAGCTGTTTGGCGTAAATAATTTCTTCAATGTTTGTGCTGCCAGTATCGCAAGTAACAATTAATTTGCAACCTTGCTTTGCTAAGTTATCAATCCCTTGATTATTGAGACCGTGAG
This window contains:
- a CDS encoding pentapeptide repeat-containing protein, with translation MNQSNSKKLTRWIVTAVFLVLVAGFSLLDQQAVKAQTLTTSIPTESELAPVTSVVTPPMESVTSPVIPPVVAPMESVTSSVIPPVVSVATNVRHLLQTNECIGCNLTGAMLKDANLQAANLEGANLQNADLERANLQQTNLKGANFQGADLGKVNLLGANLLGANLFDADLEKANLLGANLQMANLQGADLEKTNLTNANIQGVNLMGVDLEDAIRPEGFTVQ
- the recJ gene encoding single-stranded-DNA-specific exonuclease RecJ, whose product is MPEQQQWTIAATEQPPDWFIQAVKQHTPLSSGIYAAQLLWQRGIKDNQQLTAFINYKTYQPASPFEFGQEMDLAIARLQQAYNAKEKIAIWGDFDADGITATSVLWDGLGQFFKQNTQLIYYIPNRLKESHGLNNQGIDNLAKQGCKLIVTCDTGSTNIEEIIYAKQLGIDVIVTDHHTLPTERPPVAAIINPRYFSREHQLFNLSGVAVAYKLVEALYQTLPNIAKYPLEDLLDLVAVGLIADLVQLSGDCRYLAQLGIQRLQADFQQPPAARRRPGVGRLLELCQKSGDRPTDISFGLGPRINAVSRIQGDASFCVELLTSRDVKRCNELAEVTELANTRRKSLQKDVQAQVAQKLTQLDLSTTSVIVLEDAQWPAGVLGLVAGQVAQETGRPTILLSTEGLGTGEEFSQSPIPNTSAALSTSPQSLARGSARSVNSVDLYQLVKDQAHLLHRFGGHPFAAGLSLLVENIPLFTAAINQQLRQSLGSTTLTPTVQADLTVTVADLGKELFLELKVLEPCGMGNPVPKLLIQNCWFENAWHRNQQDWQGKKVQYIKTEFDIRDDSGRSAFPGLWWGHYKDELPIGRCDCIAELDYNTFKKRYEIRLIAVRASVNSALNTQNGLNAPLSLTPLILDLRNQEHSALSTQHELNHSYPLKALILEDCPTSWDNLRLWLRRCLAISRSASTLDNQQQLAIAWSKPNHQPPNQIWLTLVGIAKYLSRTNQPVTRVQLLEKIGISDQTLLVGIKALKHLGFTVKRQDNYLQITWHPSDKAENLADEAVARFLAAVREEQFQQQYFADVPLSTIVAIANSDNYMSTNL